The Streptomyces avermitilis MA-4680 = NBRC 14893 genome contains a region encoding:
- a CDS encoding MazG-like family protein: MSDQGMAPDASADPWGSIEDLHSWLDAHRAHGGQEGLLLRVLKLSEEVGEVAQAVIGATGQNPRKGTTHTWEDVQAELCDVVITAMVALRTLGPDARDVFAAHLARVTERSLGPRTP; encoded by the coding sequence ATGAGTGATCAGGGCATGGCTCCGGACGCATCCGCCGACCCCTGGGGGTCGATCGAGGACCTGCACTCCTGGCTGGACGCCCACCGGGCGCACGGCGGTCAGGAGGGCCTCCTGCTGCGCGTGCTGAAGCTGTCGGAGGAGGTCGGCGAGGTCGCCCAGGCGGTGATCGGGGCGACGGGCCAGAACCCGCGCAAGGGGACGACACACACGTGGGAGGACGTGCAGGCGGAACTGTGCGACGTGGTGATCACGGCGATGGTGGCGCTGCGCACGCTCGGCCCGGACGCGCGGGACGTGTTCGCCGCGCATCTGGCGAGGGTTACGGAGCGATCGCTGGGACCCCGAACCCCTTGA
- a CDS encoding DoxX family protein — MTCFDRSDLGLLLLRLGTGGVLAAHGAQKLFGWFGGAGLEGTGQFMESVGYAPGKASATAAGLAEAGGGTLLALGLATPAAGAAAAGAMVGAAAVHAPNGFFAQSGGYEYAATLALLGAGLAVTGPGRLSVDHRLGHAVNRGWMVPVALGVTAAGTAVVVGARNKRLRRAAQGEQEMLFEE; from the coding sequence GTGACCTGTTTCGACCGAAGTGATCTGGGACTGCTGCTGCTCCGTCTGGGCACCGGCGGGGTACTGGCCGCGCACGGAGCGCAGAAGCTGTTCGGGTGGTTCGGCGGGGCCGGACTCGAGGGAACCGGTCAGTTCATGGAGTCCGTGGGCTACGCGCCGGGGAAGGCGAGCGCCACGGCGGCGGGACTCGCCGAGGCCGGCGGGGGCACGCTCCTCGCGCTGGGGCTCGCGACCCCCGCGGCGGGTGCGGCGGCGGCCGGCGCCATGGTGGGCGCGGCGGCGGTGCATGCGCCCAACGGGTTCTTCGCGCAGAGCGGCGGCTACGAGTACGCCGCGACCCTGGCCCTGTTGGGGGCGGGTCTCGCGGTGACGGGGCCGGGACGGTTGTCCGTGGACCATCGGCTCGGTCACGCCGTGAACCGCGGGTGGATGGTTCCGGTGGCGCTGGGTGTGACGGCGGCGGGCACGGCGGTGGTGGTGGGGGCGCGCAACAAGCGGCTGCGGCGGGCGGCACAGGGCGAGCAGGAGATGCTGTTCGAGGAGTGA
- a CDS encoding ABC transporter ATP-binding protein, whose product MYKLTGVTKRYTRGKETVEALRGIDLVIEDGDQLVIQGPTGGGKSTLLQMIGGLDRPSAGSVELDGVDLASISEAKLTRLRAEKIGIIFQAFNLIPTLTAQENVETALVPLGVKPAERRERAADALRSVGLGERLSHVPTELSGGQQQRVAIARALVKKPKVLLADEPTGNLDEGTRDDIMGLLEGLWHEYGLTFIMVTHDSSIARRAPRLATIKAGQLTLTEQGGGLRRAAAPQYAEQGGGPYGQ is encoded by the coding sequence ATGTACAAGCTCACCGGCGTCACCAAGCGCTACACGCGGGGCAAGGAGACGGTGGAGGCGCTGCGCGGCATCGACCTCGTCATCGAGGACGGCGACCAGCTCGTCATCCAGGGCCCCACGGGCGGCGGCAAGTCCACCCTCCTCCAGATGATCGGCGGCCTCGACCGTCCGTCCGCCGGCAGCGTCGAGCTGGACGGCGTGGACCTCGCCTCCATCAGCGAGGCCAAGCTGACCCGGCTGCGCGCCGAGAAGATCGGCATCATCTTCCAGGCGTTCAACCTCATTCCGACGCTGACCGCGCAGGAGAACGTCGAGACCGCGCTCGTGCCGCTGGGTGTGAAGCCCGCGGAGCGGCGCGAGCGGGCCGCGGACGCGCTGCGCTCGGTGGGCCTCGGCGAGCGGCTCAGCCATGTTCCGACCGAGCTGTCCGGCGGTCAGCAGCAGCGTGTCGCCATCGCCCGCGCGCTGGTCAAGAAGCCGAAGGTGCTGCTCGCCGACGAGCCGACCGGCAACCTCGACGAGGGCACCCGCGACGACATCATGGGCCTGCTCGAAGGGCTGTGGCACGAGTACGGGCTGACGTTCATCATGGTCACCCACGACTCGTCGATCGCCCGCCGGGCACCGCGCCTGGCCACCATCAAGGCCGGGCAGCTCACACTGACCGAGCAGGGCGGCGGGCTGCGGCGCGCCGCGGCACCCCAGTACGCCGAGCAGGGCGGCGGCCCGTACGGGCAGTAG
- a CDS encoding ABC transporter permease, producing MFGIYLKRELSRRKKAALVIAMGLALGIALVITVNSVSAGMQQAQDKVLKSLYGLGTDMTVTKAQAAPSGNASGRPKFDFDAKSDSSDTQSSDRVMTQGGQALKSSLVEKVAAQKGVASAVGALSLNVTKVDGSFTQGKAKSSTTQQQGGGQGGPGGGTSTGQPQVQGGGASFDVNSYSVAGVDVTHQDLGPLATSKITKGKTFTTSQTNAKVAVLSKSYAKENKYTVGKTIKISGTKYTVIGIATPDSSESTTDVYLPLKQAQTLGDSKNKVTTIYVKATDSKQIDTVKTTIQKNIDGTTVTTSADLADTVSGSLSTASNLATSVGKWLSIAVLVAAFLVAALLTSSAVSRRVREFGTLKALGWPSGKVTRQVVGESIVNGLLGGALGIAIGLAAAYSVTAISPTLTAQLGSGGGAMGGGPGGQGGPGRQAASTTMDIALSAPVSLTTIALAAGLAIAGGLIAGAIGGWRASRMRPADALRSVQ from the coding sequence ATGTTTGGCATCTATCTCAAGCGCGAGCTGAGCCGGCGCAAGAAGGCGGCTCTGGTCATCGCCATGGGTCTGGCGCTCGGTATCGCCCTGGTCATCACCGTCAACTCGGTGTCGGCCGGCATGCAGCAGGCACAGGACAAGGTCCTCAAGTCGCTGTACGGGCTCGGCACGGACATGACCGTCACCAAGGCCCAGGCGGCGCCCTCCGGCAACGCCTCGGGCAGACCCAAGTTCGACTTCGACGCCAAGTCGGACAGCAGCGACACCCAGAGCTCGGACCGGGTGATGACGCAGGGCGGTCAGGCCCTGAAGTCCTCGCTCGTCGAGAAGGTCGCGGCCCAGAAGGGCGTGGCGAGCGCGGTGGGCGCGCTGAGCCTGAACGTCACCAAGGTCGACGGTTCCTTCACCCAGGGCAAGGCGAAGTCGTCGACCACCCAGCAGCAGGGCGGCGGCCAGGGCGGTCCCGGCGGCGGCACCAGCACCGGCCAGCCGCAGGTGCAGGGCGGCGGCGCCTCCTTCGACGTGAACTCGTACTCGGTGGCCGGCGTCGACGTCACCCACCAGGACCTCGGCCCGCTCGCCACGTCGAAGATCACCAAGGGCAAGACGTTCACGACGTCGCAGACCAACGCGAAGGTCGCGGTGCTCAGCAAGTCGTACGCCAAGGAGAACAAGTACACGGTCGGCAAGACCATCAAGATCTCCGGCACCAAGTACACGGTCATCGGTATCGCGACGCCCGACAGCAGCGAGTCGACCACCGACGTCTACCTGCCGCTGAAGCAGGCGCAGACGCTCGGCGACTCGAAGAACAAGGTCACCACGATCTACGTCAAGGCGACCGACTCGAAGCAGATCGACACCGTCAAGACGACCATCCAGAAGAACATCGACGGGACGACGGTCACCACCTCCGCCGACCTCGCGGACACCGTCTCCGGTTCGCTGTCGACGGCCTCCAACCTGGCGACCAGCGTCGGCAAGTGGCTGTCCATCGCGGTCCTCGTCGCCGCGTTCCTCGTCGCCGCGCTGCTCACCTCCTCGGCGGTCAGCCGGCGCGTCCGTGAGTTCGGCACGCTGAAGGCGCTCGGCTGGCCCAGCGGCAAGGTCACCCGGCAGGTCGTGGGCGAGTCCATCGTGAACGGTCTGCTCGGCGGCGCCCTCGGCATCGCGATCGGTCTCGCGGCGGCGTACTCGGTCACCGCGATCAGCCCGACACTGACCGCGCAGCTCGGCTCCGGCGGGGGCGCTATGGGCGGCGGTCCCGGCGGCCAGGGCGGTCCCGGCCGGCAGGCCGCGTCCACCACCATGGACATCGCGCTGTCCGCGCCGGTCTCGCTGACCACCATCGCGCTCGCCGCGGGCCTGGCCATCGCCGGCGGTCTGATCGCCGGTGCGATAGGCGGCTGGCGCGCCTCCCGGATGCGCCCCGCCGACGCGCTGCGCAGCGTCCAGTAA
- a CDS encoding D-alanyl-D-alanine carboxypeptidase family protein: protein MRDSSRLSRRAVLGLAAAAPLAAAAPASASAATVIGGERLGRSGVQVSGASGLPKKLTARAWLVADHESGEVLAAYNAHRRLAPASTLKMLFADTVLKKFERAERHTVTADDLVGIPAGSSLVGVQAGTTYTVEQLWLGVFLRSGNDAVHVLSHMNGGVAETVAQMQAKAEDLQALDTHVVSPDGFDHKGQLSSAYDLTLFARHGLADADFRDYCATRTADFPAGRKKTFQIQNTDRLLTGAWGMETYDGLIGVKNGYTSHAGNTFTGAATRGGRTLLVTVMHPKSGGNGVYEETAKLLDWGFAHAASAKPVGTLVDPISEGGATATATPSAAAAKPAAGARASTAGGHSSWGLVAGAGGAVALLAGGAVALRTRRRRTEAGAETRTKTRAKAKGNAKGEGKAKAAAEKEPGAGETNGRARR, encoded by the coding sequence ATGCGTGACTCCTCCCGCCTCTCCCGTCGGGCCGTCCTCGGCCTCGCCGCGGCCGCGCCCCTGGCCGCCGCCGCCCCCGCGTCCGCGTCCGCCGCAACCGTGATCGGCGGTGAACGGCTCGGCCGCTCCGGTGTCCAGGTGAGCGGCGCCTCGGGCCTGCCCAAGAAGCTGACCGCCCGCGCCTGGCTGGTCGCCGACCACGAGAGCGGCGAGGTGCTCGCGGCGTACAACGCGCACCGGCGGCTCGCGCCCGCGTCCACGCTGAAGATGCTGTTCGCGGACACGGTGCTGAAGAAGTTCGAGCGCGCCGAGCGGCACACGGTGACCGCGGACGACCTGGTCGGCATCCCGGCGGGCTCCAGCCTCGTCGGCGTCCAGGCCGGAACGACGTACACCGTCGAGCAGTTGTGGCTCGGCGTCTTCCTGCGTTCCGGCAACGACGCGGTGCACGTGCTCAGTCACATGAACGGCGGTGTCGCCGAGACGGTCGCCCAGATGCAGGCCAAGGCGGAGGATCTGCAGGCCCTGGACACCCATGTGGTGAGCCCGGACGGCTTCGACCACAAGGGGCAGCTGTCGTCGGCGTACGACCTGACGCTCTTCGCCCGGCACGGTCTCGCCGACGCCGACTTCCGCGACTACTGCGCCACGCGGACCGCCGACTTCCCGGCCGGCCGGAAGAAGACCTTCCAGATCCAGAACACGGACCGCCTGCTGACCGGCGCGTGGGGCATGGAGACGTACGACGGTCTGATCGGCGTCAAGAACGGTTACACCAGCCACGCGGGCAACACCTTCACCGGCGCCGCCACCCGCGGCGGCCGCACGCTGCTGGTGACCGTGATGCATCCGAAGTCCGGCGGCAACGGCGTCTACGAGGAGACCGCCAAGCTCCTCGACTGGGGCTTCGCACACGCGGCGAGTGCCAAGCCCGTGGGCACGCTGGTCGATCCGATCAGTGAGGGCGGGGCCACCGCGACGGCGACCCCGAGCGCCGCGGCGGCCAAGCCGGCGGCCGGGGCGCGGGCGTCCACGGCCGGCGGGCACTCGTCGTGGGGGCTGGTCGCCGGGGCCGGGGGAGCGGTGGCGCTGCTGGCGGGCGGGGCGGTCGCCCTGCGCACCCGCCGGCGCAGGACGGAAGCCGGCGCGGAGACGAGGACGAAGACGAGGGCGAAGGCGAAGGGGAACGCGAAGGGGGAAGGGAAAGCGAAGGCGGCGGCGGAGAAGGAGCCGGGGGCGGGGGAGACGAACGGCCGGGCCCGGCGCTGA
- a CDS encoding SDR family oxidoreductase, with protein sequence MNAMQTKIAVVTGAGSGIGRAVAAELLRTGWSVALAGRRPDALADTAALVPEGDSLAVRTDVSRPDDVAALFAAVRERFGRLDLLFNNAGTFGPGGVPVEELSYDAWRHVVDTNLNGAFLCAQAAYRHMKEQDPQGGRIINNGSISAHTPRPQSVAYTATKHALTGLTKSLSLDGRPYRIAVGQIDIGNAATDMTERMRSGVLQANGELAAEPVMDVADVARTVRHMAELPLEANVQFATVLATAMPYAGRG encoded by the coding sequence ATGAATGCCATGCAGACGAAGATCGCGGTGGTGACCGGGGCGGGGTCCGGAATCGGCCGTGCCGTGGCGGCGGAACTGCTGCGCACCGGCTGGTCGGTGGCGCTCGCGGGCCGTCGGCCGGACGCCCTGGCGGACACGGCGGCGCTGGTGCCCGAGGGCGACTCCCTGGCCGTACGCACCGACGTCTCGCGGCCGGACGACGTGGCGGCGCTGTTCGCGGCCGTGCGGGAGCGGTTCGGCCGGCTGGACCTGCTCTTCAACAACGCGGGTACGTTCGGCCCGGGCGGGGTGCCGGTCGAGGAGCTGTCGTACGACGCCTGGCGCCATGTCGTGGACACGAACCTCAACGGCGCGTTCCTGTGCGCGCAGGCGGCGTACCGGCACATGAAGGAGCAGGACCCGCAGGGCGGCCGGATCATCAACAACGGCTCGATCTCGGCGCACACGCCCCGGCCGCAGTCGGTCGCGTACACGGCGACCAAGCACGCGCTGACGGGCCTGACCAAGTCACTGTCCCTGGACGGGCGTCCGTACCGGATCGCGGTCGGTCAGATCGACATCGGCAACGCGGCGACCGACATGACCGAGCGGATGCGGAGCGGAGTTCTCCAGGCGAACGGGGAGTTGGCGGCCGAGCCCGTCATGGACGTGGCCGATGTGGCGCGCACGGTGCGACACATGGCCGAACTGCCACTGGAGGCGAATGTGCAGTTCGCGACCGTGCTGGCGACTGCGATGCCGTACGCGGGCCGCGGCTGA
- a CDS encoding alkaline phosphatase D family protein — MTPAGHQHPSQHAPELRAAARHLGRRRFLTVTGAAAALAFAVNLPGAGVAGAAEFDAAKLTDDPFTLGVASGDPLPDSVLLWTRLAPAPYQADGGLPPERVAVRWELAHDARFRRIVRRGTATAHPEFDHAVHVEVGHLDPDRVLYYRFRAGGWVSETGRTRTAPATRDRVAGLRFAAVSCQAYHDGYFTPYGHLAEDDVDVVFHLGDYLYEYAVNSAGGARKYTDRVLPDLFNHETTTLEDYRLRYALYKSDPDLRAAHAAHPFVVTWDDHETENNYAGDIDENEDPPEEFLLRRAAAYRAYWENQPLRRPQLPDGPDARMYRRLGWGRLAQFDILDTRQYRSNQAYGDGAHVPGPESDDPARTITGATQERWLIDGWRDSRALWNVVPQQVTFSQRKLDLNAAAKVSMDAWDGYRASRERVLAGAQSAGVENLMVLTGDVHVGYAFDIKDDFDDPSSATLGTEIVATSVSSGKDGAEKPANWNTYMTANPHLKFYNGRRGYVTVELGREAARADFKTVSAVTTQGAPLTTAASFVTEVGEQGLKPV; from the coding sequence ATGACACCCGCAGGCCACCAGCATCCGTCTCAGCACGCCCCCGAACTCCGCGCCGCCGCCCGTCACCTCGGGCGCCGCCGTTTCCTCACCGTCACCGGCGCGGCCGCCGCGCTCGCCTTCGCCGTCAACCTGCCCGGCGCGGGCGTGGCCGGCGCCGCCGAGTTCGACGCGGCGAAGCTCACCGACGACCCGTTCACCCTCGGCGTGGCCTCCGGCGACCCGCTGCCCGACTCGGTACTCCTGTGGACGCGGCTCGCCCCGGCGCCCTACCAGGCCGACGGCGGCCTGCCCCCGGAACGCGTCGCCGTGCGCTGGGAACTGGCCCACGACGCCAGGTTCCGCCGGATCGTCAGACGCGGGACCGCGACGGCACACCCCGAGTTCGACCACGCCGTCCACGTGGAGGTCGGCCACCTCGACCCCGACCGGGTCCTCTACTACCGCTTCCGGGCCGGCGGCTGGGTCAGTGAGACCGGCCGCACCCGCACCGCGCCCGCCACCCGCGACCGGGTCGCCGGCCTCAGGTTCGCCGCCGTCTCCTGCCAGGCCTACCACGACGGCTACTTCACCCCGTACGGGCATCTCGCCGAGGACGACGTCGACGTCGTCTTCCACCTCGGCGACTACCTGTACGAGTACGCGGTCAACTCGGCCGGCGGCGCCCGGAAGTACACCGACCGCGTCCTGCCCGACCTCTTCAACCACGAGACCACGACGCTGGAGGACTACCGGCTGCGGTACGCCCTCTACAAGTCCGACCCGGACCTGCGGGCCGCCCACGCCGCGCACCCCTTCGTCGTCACCTGGGACGACCACGAGACCGAGAACAACTACGCCGGCGACATCGACGAGAACGAGGACCCGCCCGAGGAGTTCCTGCTGCGCCGTGCCGCCGCCTACCGCGCGTACTGGGAGAACCAGCCGCTGCGCCGCCCCCAGCTGCCGGACGGACCGGACGCCCGGATGTACCGGCGTCTGGGCTGGGGCCGACTGGCCCAGTTCGACATCCTCGACACGCGCCAGTACCGCTCCAACCAGGCGTACGGCGACGGAGCGCACGTCCCCGGCCCGGAGTCGGACGACCCGGCGCGCACCATCACCGGCGCGACGCAGGAGCGCTGGCTGATCGACGGCTGGCGCGACTCGCGGGCGCTGTGGAACGTCGTACCGCAGCAGGTCACCTTCTCGCAGCGCAAGCTGGACCTGAACGCCGCCGCCAAGGTGTCCATGGACGCCTGGGACGGCTACCGGGCCTCGCGCGAACGGGTCCTCGCCGGGGCGCAGTCGGCCGGCGTCGAGAACCTGATGGTGCTCACCGGTGACGTCCACGTCGGGTACGCCTTCGACATCAAGGACGACTTCGACGACCCGTCGTCGGCGACGCTCGGCACGGAGATCGTGGCGACGTCGGTCTCCAGCGGCAAGGACGGCGCCGAGAAGCCGGCGAACTGGAACACGTACATGACCGCCAACCCGCATCTGAAGTTCTACAACGGGCGGCGGGGTTATGTGACGGTCGAGCTGGGCCGGGAGGCGGCGCGGGCCGACTTCAAGACGGTGTCCGCCGTGACGACGCAGGGAGCGCCGCTCACGACGGCCGCGTCGTTCGTGACCGAGGTGGGGGAGCAGGGGTTGAAGCCGGTGTGA
- a CDS encoding Gfo/Idh/MocA family protein yields MSSERVRWGILATGGIAAAFAADLVDLPDAEVVAVASRSEESAKTFAERFGIPRAYGEWGALAEDEDVDVVYVATPHSAHRAAAGLCLEAGRGVLCEKAFTLNAREAEELVALARRHDGFLMEAMWMYCNPLVRRLKALVDDGVIGEVRTVQADFGLAGPFPPSHRLRDPAQGGGALLDLGVYPVSFAQLLLGEPSDVAARAVLSEEGVDLQTGALLSWESGALASVHCSISGGTPVSASVTGSAGRIDIPHGFFFPDRFVLHRDGRDPEEFTADPAAGPRNSLKHEAAEVMRALRAGETESPLVPLDGTLAVMRTLDAIRERVGVRYPGEGR; encoded by the coding sequence ATGTCCAGCGAACGTGTGCGGTGGGGGATTCTGGCCACCGGAGGGATCGCGGCGGCGTTCGCGGCGGATCTGGTGGATCTGCCGGACGCGGAGGTCGTGGCGGTGGCCTCGCGCAGCGAGGAGTCGGCGAAGACGTTCGCCGAACGGTTCGGGATACCCCGGGCGTACGGCGAGTGGGGCGCCCTCGCCGAGGACGAGGACGTCGATGTCGTGTACGTGGCCACCCCGCACTCGGCGCACCGGGCCGCCGCCGGGCTGTGCCTGGAGGCCGGGCGCGGTGTGCTGTGCGAGAAGGCGTTCACGCTGAACGCGCGCGAGGCGGAGGAACTGGTCGCGCTCGCGCGGCGGCACGACGGCTTCCTGATGGAGGCCATGTGGATGTACTGCAATCCGCTGGTGCGGCGGTTGAAGGCGCTGGTGGACGACGGGGTGATCGGTGAAGTGCGCACCGTTCAGGCGGACTTCGGCCTCGCGGGCCCCTTCCCGCCGTCGCACCGGCTCCGCGACCCCGCGCAGGGCGGCGGAGCGCTGCTCGATCTGGGCGTCTATCCGGTCTCGTTCGCGCAGTTGCTGCTGGGGGAGCCCTCGGACGTCGCGGCGAGAGCGGTGCTCTCGGAGGAGGGCGTCGACCTCCAGACGGGAGCGCTGCTCTCCTGGGAGAGCGGCGCTCTCGCTTCGGTGCACTGCTCCATCAGCGGTGGTACGCCCGTCTCCGCCTCGGTCACCGGTTCCGCGGGCCGGATCGACATCCCGCACGGCTTCTTCTTCCCGGACCGCTTCGTCCTGCACCGGGACGGCCGCGACCCCGAGGAGTTCACGGCCGACCCGGCGGCCGGCCCCCGCAACAGCCTCAAGCACGAGGCGGCGGAGGTGATGCGTGCCCTGCGTGCGGGCGAGACCGAGTCGCCGCTCGTCCCCCTGGACGGCACGCTCGCGGTGATGCGGACGCTGGACGCGATACGGGAACGGGTCGGGGTGCGTTATCCCGGCGAGGGGCGCTGA
- a CDS encoding multidrug effflux MFS transporter: MPERGRTTPGQEGPAGDIPNTAVAAPAPVPSPRARQPAHTPSPKAPRPPRQPSGTARGAALRRTGLLVTFVLGGLTATPPLAMDMYLPSLPEVTRSLHAPAATVQLTLTACLAGMAFGQLVVGPMSDKWGRRRPLLTGLVVYIVATALCAIAPNVELLVAFRLAQGLAGAAGIVIARAVVRDLYDGVAMARFFSTLMLISGVAPIVAPLIGGQILRVTDWRGVFVVLTVVGIALTALVWTRLPETLDPAERHDGGVGEALRSMRTLLADAAFTGYMLAGGFAFAALFAYISASPFVIQEIYGASPQTFSLLFGLNSVGLVIAGQINGKVLVGRVGLDRVLAVGLGVITLAATALLLMSTGVFGHVGLAPVAAALFVLMSAMGLALPNTQALALMRTRHAAGSASALLGTCSFLIGAVASPLVGIAGEHTAVPMAVVQLASALVAVACFMALCRPWKRRASEQGGGTPGPSAAESVGEDS; the protein is encoded by the coding sequence ATGCCCGAGCGGGGCCGTACCACGCCCGGCCAGGAAGGCCCGGCGGGGGACATACCGAACACGGCGGTCGCCGCCCCGGCGCCCGTACCGTCCCCGCGGGCCCGGCAGCCCGCGCACACACCGTCCCCGAAGGCGCCGCGGCCCCCGCGGCAGCCGTCCGGTACGGCGCGCGGCGCGGCCCTGCGCCGTACCGGTCTCCTCGTCACGTTCGTGCTCGGCGGGCTCACCGCCACGCCGCCGCTGGCCATGGACATGTACCTGCCGTCGCTGCCGGAGGTCACCAGGTCGCTGCACGCCCCGGCCGCGACCGTGCAGCTCACCCTCACCGCGTGCCTGGCGGGCATGGCGTTCGGGCAGCTCGTCGTCGGGCCGATGAGCGACAAGTGGGGACGCCGGCGGCCGCTGCTCACCGGGCTCGTCGTCTACATCGTGGCCACCGCGCTGTGCGCGATCGCGCCGAACGTCGAACTGCTCGTCGCCTTCCGGCTCGCGCAGGGCCTCGCGGGCGCCGCCGGGATCGTGATCGCGCGGGCCGTGGTGCGCGACCTGTACGACGGCGTGGCGATGGCCCGGTTCTTCTCCACCCTCATGCTGATCTCCGGGGTCGCCCCGATCGTCGCTCCCCTCATCGGCGGCCAGATCCTGCGCGTCACGGACTGGCGGGGCGTCTTCGTCGTCCTCACCGTCGTCGGCATCGCGCTCACCGCGCTCGTGTGGACCAGGCTCCCCGAGACCCTCGACCCCGCCGAACGCCACGACGGGGGCGTCGGCGAGGCCCTGCGCTCCATGCGTACGCTGCTCGCCGACGCCGCCTTCACCGGCTACATGCTCGCCGGCGGCTTCGCCTTCGCCGCGCTGTTCGCGTACATCTCCGCCTCGCCCTTCGTGATCCAGGAGATCTACGGCGCCTCCCCGCAGACCTTCAGCCTCCTGTTCGGCCTCAACTCCGTCGGTCTGGTGATCGCCGGTCAGATCAACGGCAAGGTCCTGGTCGGCCGGGTCGGTCTCGACCGTGTCCTCGCGGTCGGCCTCGGCGTCATCACGCTCGCCGCGACCGCCCTGCTCCTGATGTCCACCGGTGTCTTCGGCCACGTCGGGCTCGCCCCGGTCGCCGCCGCGCTGTTCGTCCTGATGTCGGCGATGGGCCTGGCCCTGCCCAACACCCAGGCCCTCGCCCTGATGCGCACCCGGCACGCGGCCGGCTCCGCGTCCGCCCTGCTCGGCACCTGCTCCTTCCTCATCGGCGCGGTCGCCTCGCCGCTCGTCGGCATCGCGGGCGAGCACACCGCCGTCCCGATGGCCGTCGTCCAACTGGCCTCGGCACTGGTGGCCGTCGCCTGCTTCATGGCACTGTGCCGTCCCTGGAAGAGGCGTGCGAGCGAGCAGGGTGGGGGGACCCCCGGCCCGAGCGCGGCCGAGAGCGTGGGGGAGGACAGCTGA
- a CDS encoding serine hydrolase domain-containing protein, translated as MPSLEEACERAGWGDPRPERGRERGGGQLSAPRLRIDTPERAGLDPRELTRLVHDVRGLTEGERPWAAGAVVVAGRGPVIAVEEAAGWAVRYAAYDEKKDAGVELPPAARVPMTVHTPFDLASLTKLFTAVAAMQQLERGTLGIDARVAAYLPEFRAAAQHGITVRQLLTHTSGLRPELPLYDCPSDAARLALLHAEPPTSEPGTYRYSDLNMLLLQYVLERITGRSLDVLVRDGITRPLGMTATGFGPCPGAAATEDQRRPWAKADRGMLRGVVHDENAWALGGVAGHAGLFATARDLAVFCRTLLAGGSYGPARILGPDFVELMLAPPGLGFAIDQPWFMGALACRGAVGHTGFTGTSLVLDPATDTFLVLLANTVHPRRRPADSGPRAAAGTRLARAVRGT; from the coding sequence GTGCCGTCCCTGGAAGAGGCGTGCGAGCGAGCAGGGTGGGGGGACCCCCGGCCCGAGCGCGGCCGAGAGCGTGGGGGAGGACAGCTGAGCGCACCGAGACTGCGCATCGACACCCCGGAGCGAGCCGGCCTCGACCCGCGGGAACTGACCCGGCTCGTCCACGACGTGCGCGGCCTCACCGAGGGCGAGCGCCCCTGGGCGGCGGGCGCCGTGGTGGTCGCCGGACGCGGTCCGGTGATCGCCGTGGAGGAGGCGGCGGGGTGGGCGGTGCGCTATGCGGCGTACGACGAGAAGAAGGACGCGGGCGTCGAACTGCCGCCCGCGGCACGGGTGCCGATGACCGTGCACACGCCCTTCGACCTGGCCTCGCTCACCAAGCTGTTCACCGCGGTCGCCGCGATGCAGCAGCTGGAGCGCGGCACGCTCGGCATCGACGCGCGGGTGGCGGCGTACCTGCCGGAGTTCCGCGCGGCCGCCCAGCACGGCATCACCGTACGGCAGCTGCTCACCCACACCTCCGGGCTGCGGCCCGAACTCCCGCTCTACGACTGCCCCTCGGACGCGGCGCGCCTCGCGCTGCTGCACGCCGAACCGCCGACGTCGGAGCCGGGGACGTATCGCTACTCGGACCTCAACATGCTCCTCCTCCAGTACGTCCTGGAGCGCATCACCGGCCGCTCGCTCGACGTCCTCGTGCGCGACGGCATCACCCGCCCGCTGGGGATGACCGCGACGGGCTTCGGGCCGTGCCCGGGGGCGGCGGCGACGGAGGACCAGCGGCGGCCGTGGGCGAAGGCGGACCGCGGGATGCTGCGGGGCGTGGTCCACGACGAGAACGCCTGGGCGCTCGGCGGAGTGGCCGGCCACGCGGGCCTGTTCGCCACGGCCCGCGATCTGGCGGTCTTCTGCCGCACCCTCCTCGCGGGCGGCTCGTACGGCCCCGCCCGCATCCTCGGCCCGGACTTCGTCGAGCTGATGCTCGCGCCGCCGGGCCTGGGCTTCGCCATCGACCAGCCGTGGTTCATGGGCGCGCTGGCGTGCCGGGGCGCGGTGGGGCACACGGGCTTCACCGGGACGTCGCTGGTCCTCGACCCGGCGACGGACACGTTCCTGGTGCTGCTGGCCAACACGGTGCATCCGCGACGCCGGCCGGCGGACAGCGGGCCGCGGGCGGCGGCGGGCACACGGCTGGCCCGAGCCGTGCGCGGGACCTGA